In Micropterus dolomieu isolate WLL.071019.BEF.003 ecotype Adirondacks linkage group LG09, ASM2129224v1, whole genome shotgun sequence, the DNA window CACCAGTGTAACAGAAACACACTGCCCTTTATAACCTTTCACACAAGGTATGGCTCATGCAGAATAATGCGCACAGCAAATAATACAATTTCAAGGTCATCTGAATATAAAtagaggaaaaggaagaaaataaagCCACAATAGTTGTGTGCAAAGCCcacattcattcacacattGTTATAAACATCCCCTCTGTCCTTCTCCCTCTGCTGTGCTTGGTGACATTTCACCTTATTTCATAATTTCAAATTTGCAATATTTCTTGTGGAAAATTTGtacctcttttttctttttgcttaaGTAGCCAAGGCATTTTGCACCAACTAGTAAACATTAATCTTTATCTTATAAATCTCAGAGGTAGAGCCCTGACAATTTACTCAGTGAGGAGATTGACAGGTAGATagataagacagacagacagacaaaagtaaACAAACCCTGTCTGTGTTTAAGACAAGTGTCTGTGAGTCGCAAAAGCAGCAAACGAGAAATGAAGAAGCCATGAAgtaaagagagagagctcaAATGTAACATTTGGGggattggtttgtttttttgtgcaatcTTGAGAGCTGCTCTCAGACGTAGAGGATGACGTTACTGTCTGCGGGACAGTGAAGGCCTTCGGAGGGGTTCAGGACTCGGCAGGAGGGGCCCTGGGGCTGCTGGCCGGCCCCCAGGTGACAGCTTTTCGGGTGAGGAGAGTCACAGTCGTCTGACGTCAGCTCTGCGATGTCGTCTGATTGAGTGTCCGACATCTCCAGGTCACTGCGGATGCTCTCCGGTTGAGCCAGGGTGACGTCTCTGAGACCTTCCCTGATTGATGCTCCTGGGGACAGTCCCAACGCAGAGCCAGACAAAGCTCCGCCCCTTCGGGAGCTGCAGTCCTGAGGCTCTTCCCCTCCTGAGACAGTCGCCATAGCAGCAGAGCCCGGGGGCGGCGTTAGGTCCTCTTCGCTGGTCAGGCAGAGATGGCTGGGTTTGGTCTCGATGTCCACCTGGATCTCCAGGTTGGTGCACTCCCTGCAGAGACACATGATTTACAACAAGTCAGTCTCAGTGTGATACTTCTAAtgaagacacagagaggaagatATCTTTGGACTATAATGGCAGACTTGCAACAACTTTTGTAGGGTCCACTGGATTATATTAGTTATATAGAACAGGAACTTTTTGAGAACAAttggaaatgtatttaaaggACAGATACACTGAGTCAACATTAGTTTGACTTTGAAATCATTTATCCATAAATGTGTGTTAAAGGTAAAGGTAAAAAGCATACagaatttgctgctttgttttgaaaaacgGATATTCAACCTTTTGAGCCTTTTAAGATGTAAGATTGTTTTTGCTAAAGAATATGTGTCTGAGAACGGCCTTAGACACCACCATGATGAAGGCAAGATAAATATATAAGAATTAAAACACGGTGTActtttgtaattttaattttgatggtCTTGTAGTCTGCTGACATCAAATTCTTAACAACAAAACCATTCAGAAACACGGCCGTATCTTCTGCTTAACACCCATATATATAACCGGAAAATAGTTTAAATGCTTGTATGGGTTTAAAAAGCAGGAACATCGAGAAAAAAGATTTCCTTTCACAGCAGCCACATGCATTTACGTGAAGCTCCGCAATGATGTTGTGATATGGCCTATTTCCTGTCAAGTATTTGCATGCTACTAATGTAGAGGGGGATTTAAGCAGCAAAAGACTACAAGTTACAAACGAGACAATGACATGAGATCATGGCATCAACCTGCCAAGTCATCAGATTAGTTCTAATTCTATAATCTCAGTCACATCCAAATCTAATCTGACAGAACGACAGACGAAACTCTGcaataacaaaagtaaaatgtcaagaaaaaaaaaaaaaacatcagtgcAGAAAGAGACCAAagacaccacagaagaagacaaAAGTGTCACCTGTCAGGTAGTGTGTAGGAGGAGATGATGGATCCGGCCATTCCACGGGTGCTGGCACAGTCGCTCCCTGCTCCCAGGCTGCCTGTCTCCCTCTGGGCCGACTCTTTAGCCAACTCCCCTGCCTGCACCTCCAGCCTTGAGGACAGCAAACAatcatattacaaattacattgtTCTATTGTTCTATCAATACTTGAATGAGgagcaaaaaaaacatttgcagtgCACACAGACCATGAGAAGAGCCATGACACTTTTAATTCAACTATTTTTATTACCTCTGCAAATGGAGGTCATGTTTTCACACCTAGTTTGTTTTTATGTCCACCAACAGGACAtcttgatattttatgaccaatGGGCAATTAAGGAACTTCTAATTAGATTTTGTGTTTAggtaattattgtttttggacaCAACTCTCTTGACTTGAGCTGATTCCATAAAGGTAAGTTTGCAGGGTCAAGAAATCAACTTAAAATTAAGCTTGAGACTtatgacaaaataatctcaCCGCAAGGTCTATTTAACAGCTGCTCATTTACTTCATGGACGAGAAGTCCTTACATCTCTCAGACAGCTGTGCAACTTCATCTGATGAGGAAGTGTGATACATTGAAAAGCTCCACCAATAGCTACTAAATCAATATTGCGGTGTGATTGTTTTATCAACACcctaaaatttaatttaaattctaaTTAGAAGTGTTGTCCTTGTTCTTGTGAAGTACTACATGTGGTGGGCTGGACAATTTAAGAGTGCCTTTAAGTTTAAAGAGACATTTTGGAGAGAAAAATACAGCATATTAATAGTTTATAGTTAAGTTTTCACATTACCCATATCATCTCAGTATGAAGCAAATCAAATTTTACTTTCTTATGAATAACTTTCATTCTGCTTTATTAGGACATAAATAGTAAAGAATGACTGAATAGAGCAGGACAGGAAGAGGGACTCAAACGCAGCAACCCTTGAACTTACACTTGGAGCTTTTCCTCACCTGCTGTACTTGCCGGTACGTGTTCCCAGGGCTCCGCCTGCCAGGGTGTTAAAGTGGGGTGTATCACCCAGATTCCCAGGGGCCACAGACAGACCTTCGCTGGGGGAGGTGGTACTCAAACCGCTGACAGCCCCGTCCAGACTGCTCTCACCGAGGCTCGGTGACTTGAGGGCTCGCCATGCATCTGCCACTGCAGAATTAGATAGAGAAAATTCCTTATAGCACATGTGAAAAGGTGTAATATAAAGATGTAATAAATAACATCCTCCCACTCTACTTTGAAGGAAATGTTATCAGTTTGTTGTCCTTACCTGTGATTGGACCATCGTCCTCATCAAAGTCGATCCGTACACCTCGTCCCTTCCCTCTGCTGACACCACAGCCTCCTCCGCGACACAAAGAAATGGGCACCACACCGTACACGTAGGCTAACATGATGGGCACACCAATACCTGAAATGGGACGGAAACAGAAATTGTTTCACACAAATAGAGTGAATAATCAGCGTAAAAGAAGATCTagatttattcatttgaatttcGGCTCTGACACGAGGAGTACGTTGTATGATCACAATAAAGTTTAAGAAGTAAGtaataaagaaagaagagaaagaggaaaagagcaTGAGAGTATAAGGAGAGAATTTACTTAGAGactatacatttaaaaaaatctttgaaTATCATTTTTGTTTGAGAAAAAATATTAGGTTACTCTCTAAAATGTAGCTGTTCATTGCCCTTTCCCTTATTCTAGGAGATGAACAGCCATGTGTGTCTAGACACTGATAAACCAACTGTTCTCAGTTTCTCAGAGAGATTCACAGTGCATAATAGATGGCGGTCTTGTCGAGTTTCTTACCGACGCTGACAGCTGCGATGACCGGAGCAGTTATGATGGACAGGGCCACACCTCCTGTGATGGCCAGGTTCCTCCTGTGACGAGACGACTTCTTCAGCTCGTAGTGGGCGTGGATCTGTAGCAGAGGAGAGCAAAAAGAGACGAGTTAAAACACATCTCCAACTCATCACAGAAGGTCAGAGGGAAAGCTGAACATGGGCAGGGCtggtggttaaggtttggtatAGGTTTGGGGAGGTCAGATTTTTGGTGAATTTAAAATGACGGATGGAAAAAAGGATCAATATTATGTCAATGTTGTCATGGAACCAgaaaagtaaatatataaagaATAACGTTTGATCTTTATTTCCTTCAGACTCTATCAAAGCCGTAGGCACGACTTGTGCTGTCCATATTCCTCTCCCAAAAACCTTTGGATTATTTACGTGTGTGCTGTTTTAAAGCTATCTCTGCACTGCCAGGACTGTGACTTTTCGGAAATGGTAAAGCCCACAATATTCAAAGTTACATAAAACATTAGAATCATCCTTAAACAAAACATGTGTaatttgtatatatttgtaaaCTCTTCCTGGGGTTGTTAAAACCCCTAAATTCCTAGAAACAATCCCTTGGACAAGTAGTCTCTGTGTTCAATGGCAGCTACGATGCCTTAGACTCTGTGGAAACACTTGTTAGTGGTGACTTGTTAGTTTCTCAAGAGGAACTTAAATTACAATCTACAAATACTCACTAAAACACCAACCACATGTTTTCACACACggacaaaaataaacaagttCAGATGCAATTCACATAGTAATATATAGTGTGATACAACAGAGAGCTTCTCCTGCAAGAATCCAcgtttacattttaaacacagtgCTAATTATTTCagtacaaattttttttttttaagaagtaAAACAAGGCTGCTTCACTACTCTCACTAGCAAAATTAGCACTGAAACATTTCATGAAATGATTCTGTCAGTAATTCTTTGACTTAGAGATATTTGGGCAGGATCTAACATGAGGGAGACAAACCCTGTTTGTTACTGAGCTGCTCCAGTAAATCAACAAGTTAACCACTTCCAACATGTCACGCTGTGCCGGATCTGGCTTAATTTGAAATGTGCAGTTTTGCTCTTCTCCACAAGAGAGTGCTATAGCATGTTAGTGTGGAGCAAATACTTCTACCAAATGCCCATTGTCAATTTCCTTCCTCTTGTAGTTATTTGAAAGACCACAGTCCTTTGCACGTGCTATTTTGTCACTAGTAGTTTTGTCTCCAATAATACAACAGTATAAGCaactgcaaaaacacaacaaagccaTGGTACCATAACATTTATCGAGACAAAAGTGGATTTTAGAAAGCCCAGTTTATGACTTTTAAAGACCTTTAAGATTGCTATGTTATAATAATAGTTAGATTTCCCACCAAGTAAACAGCCAAcatgataaaacaaacaaaggtcACAAAAAATACTGTTTCCAATAAAAGATgtaaatttgtgattttaaaagtGAGCAAAACAAGACAGAGGGGAACAGGAAAGTCTCTATTTCTGGTCCCATTCACTTCTTGTGAATCAATTCATGTCATGTACTTTTTTCAGTTGCTTGAAATTCCAGCTCTGCCTCAACTAAATGTCAATGAATCTAAAAGATCTATCAGTATCGCTGCCTTATTTCATAGGAACTTCAATTTAAAACTTTCATTCATTGATGCATAAAAAAACAGAGGTGTTAATAACTCTTTCAAGTTAATTTGCCATTTAAGTGGGCCTTAATTTACCAAAAGTCATCTGTGGGATTTACTTAAAAGTAAAGTGCCAACATCTGAGGTCATTTTGATTGTTGACGTGAATGGAAATGGAAACAAAAGTACTTTCTGTCATTTCTAGAAAACTCTTGACATTATGTTAAAACAAGGACAGCAGAGTGAAACTTAGACGAAAGGGTTTTCCTTCTGCAATGTTGTAAATTCCAGATAATCACCATAGGAGTCTTGTGAAAGAATGACTATGTGTCGGTGCTGTaaactttttctgtgtgttgccACAACTGTGTGGTTTTACACTTCTGGTTTCTATAGCAGTGTGGACAAAGATAaactgaccataaagaaaaagaaaaaaagcgtTGCTCACTTTGAAAGACATTTTAGTTAACTGCAAACAGGGGAAATGAAGAAAGGAAGCGTCTGTTAGTTTCAGTGTGCACTTTGAATGTTTATAACTGTATAAAGATAACAAagttctaaataaataatgttttataattCGCCTTATCAGTTCCTCCCCAAAAAGTCCCCTCCACGTCTCTAATTTCCATTTCCTTTTGATTGTTTGAAAGTTTGACTGAAAATGGGTGAAAAAACTTAATTAAGTTAGACTCAGATGCTGGATTATATCTAAAATCTAAACAAGGTCAAAAGttaaacaatttaataaaacGCTCCACACTACAAACTTGCTTAACAGAAGAGTTAAACAGAGAATACTACAAACTAGAGGAACAAGAAAAGCACTATACTTCTTTACTTAGGTTTATTATGCTGCACTAGTAACTGCAGCTTCCTTGCACTCTCTGTGGGTTTCTCACCTTGCGGCCGACGTAAACGGGGATGCCAATGACCATGGCGGGAACAGCGATGCCTGCGATGAGAGTGATACCGACTGGAGCTCCAATCAGGGTGCCCAGCTGCCACAAaatcttcttcttcctgctccAAGGCTTCTTCCCCCAGAACGTACAGCCAGATGGACTGatggagacaaacacagagggggggaggaagaagaaaggGATAGTGCAGGAGGGAGGACGGGAGGAAAGATGAAGGAGAGAGTTAAGGTTTAGTTGCGCATCGAAACAAGTCTAACGATATAAAAAGTGAAAGAATAAATGTCAGTACCTGAGGTAGTGCAGGTCGGAAATCTCCTTCATGCAGAGCCAGCAGAACTCACAGCCGCAGACGGCGCAGGTCATGTGATTGCAGCTCCCATCATTCATCTTGATGATGTAGGCACCACAGCGAGGGCAGGGCTTGATGTCATCAGCTGAGGGCAGAAAGAAGCGCTTAGTGACATCGCTGATATCAAGACATGAAGAGTCTGAATTAAATTCTTTTCTTTGATTTCAGATTTTTTGATTGTGGTTAAAAAGTTGAGTTgttcattttgaatttgggAAATAGGCTTATTAGCTTTCTTTTAGAGAgttagctggttagcttagcttagcataaagactggtaACTGGCGGAAGTCTATGCTTATTTGAGGAATAGATTTGACCACAAGTTCTTATGTGGATTTTGTCACAGTTGGAGAGAagcaggctagctgtttccccatttccagtctttatgctaagctaagctaactgggtGTTGGCTATAGCTTCGCAATTATCGGACACATACTAACTCTTAACAAGGAAGTGGGAGTGTATTTCCCAGAATGTCGACAGTCCCTGACTTCATTACCTCACCTAAAATCCACCTTAAACCCCAAACATCCTCCCAACTCAATGTTGAAACTCAGTTGTGAGCAATGACTTTTTAGGCCGCCCAACAAAATCAAGCAGTATAACTTTAAATTCTTCAGTCAATCTCTAGTAATATTAAACCCCTAAAACACAAAGCTATTTGGTTTATTCTTCTTTGAACCTGGTTAAAAAAATCCTTTGAATTCATAAGACTCCAAAAAAGAGTTAAAGTACAAATATTTAGCcgtatttttctctcttttctgtctgttgGCAACAAAATCAAACCTTATTAGAGTAATGGATTGGACAACTGCAGCAGTTTACACTCTAATGGATTTTAAAGGAAAGAAAGCCAAGAAGAAAAGTCAATTTACTGTGTGTTTGAATTCTGGAGCTAGTAACATGTTGGCATTTTAACTTGAAGAGACTCTGCTAGATCTGGCcaagtgtgtgcgtgcgtgtgtagGAGTAGttgttattgtttgtgtacTCTGTATTCTGCTGACATGACTCAATACTCTCACTTTCaccctctctttcttcttcttctctcattttttccattcctcctctctttcttctgcGGCCATCTTTCCTGCTCTTATTCCTgcatctctctttccctctaatttcttcttctctctctcttcctctgtattTGTACATATGTCTACATCCAGGTGACTAAGCAGCAGG includes these proteins:
- the rnf19b gene encoding E3 ubiquitin-protein ligase RNF19B translates to MGSEKDSESPHSSVSGVPNPKCRAAGKRQSRISFHSLFHSKRGSRGTRGPKGGAATPLSHHLNTQQQHLPSALSSAPAAASATPTTTTTTVATTPHDAASSSPSKPLSSSEPSLGGAPSSGEANLLECPLCLVRQPADQLPELLGCSHRSCLCCLRQYLRIEITESRVQLSCPECAERLVPQQVADILNDAALLEKYEEFLLRRCLASDPDCRWCPAPDCGFAVIASGCASCPRLVCRREGCGAEFCYHCKQAWHPNQTCDSARQQRAQSLHTHSNHSPSYTQEQGPADDIKPCPRCGAYIIKMNDGSCNHMTCAVCGCEFCWLCMKEISDLHYLSPSGCTFWGKKPWSRKKKILWQLGTLIGAPVGITLIAGIAVPAMVIGIPVYVGRKIHAHYELKKSSRHRRNLAITGGVALSIITAPVIAAVSVGIGVPIMLAYVYGVVPISLCRGGGCGVSRGKGRGVRIDFDEDDGPITVADAWRALKSPSLGESSLDGAVSGLSTTSPSEGLSVAPGNLGDTPHFNTLAGGALGTRTGKYSRLEVQAGELAKESAQRETGSLGAGSDCASTRGMAGSIISSYTLPDRECTNLEIQVDIETKPSHLCLTSEEDLTPPPGSAAMATVSGGEEPQDCSSRRGGALSGSALGLSPGASIREGLRDVTLAQPESIRSDLEMSDTQSDDIAELTSDDCDSPHPKSCHLGAGQQPQGPSCRVLNPSEGLHCPADSNVILYV